A portion of the Gossypium arboreum isolate Shixiya-1 chromosome 8, ASM2569848v2, whole genome shotgun sequence genome contains these proteins:
- the LOC128296609 gene encoding secreted RxLR effector protein 161-like codes for MSKIPYASAIGSIINAMLCTCPDVSYTLSMTSRYQVDPDEGHWTTVKNILKYLRRTKDTFLIYGGEEELSVKGYTDASFQTDKDDSRSQSGFVFCFNGGAVSWKSSKQSTVANFTTEAEYIAASEAAKEAVWIKNFITGLGVVLSISDAIELQCDNNGAIAQGKEPRYHQRSKHILRRYHLIREIIDRWDVEICRVPTDDNIADPLTKSLTQQKHDCHTKSLGIRYMNDWP; via the coding sequence ATGAGTAAAATTCCATATGCTTCTGCTATTGGATCTATCAtaaatgccatgttatgtacCTGTCCAGATGTCTCATATACCTTAAGTATGACGAGCAGGTACCAAGTAGATCCCGATGAAGGTCACTGGACCACAGTCAAGAATATCCTTAAGTACTTGAGAAGAACTAAGGATACGTTCCTAATATATGGAGGTGAGGAAGAGTTAAGTGTAAAAGGTTACACTGATGCCAGCTTCCAAACCGACAAGGATGATTCTCGATCGCAATCAGGTTTTGTGTTTTGCTTTAATGGTGGTGCTGTGAGTTGGAAGAGTTCAAAGCAAAGTACAGTAGCCAATTTTACAACAGAGGCCGAGTATATTGCAGCCAGTGAGGCAGCAAAAGAAGCGGTTTGGATCAAGAATTTCATCACTGGACTAGGGGTTGTTCTTAGCATATCAGATGCTATTGAACTCCAATGTGATAACAATGGAGCCATTGCACAAGGTAAAGAACCCAGATATCACCAGCGATCCAAACATATACTTAGGCGCTACCATCTTATTCGAGAGATTATCGATCGATGGGATGTAGAGATATGCAGAGTACCTACAGATGATAACATTGCTGATCCCCTGACCAAGTCTCTGACACAGCAGAAGCATGATTGTCACACTAAGTCACTTGGTATTAGATATATGAATGATTGGCCTTAG